Proteins encoded in a region of the Nitrospirota bacterium genome:
- a CDS encoding antibiotic biosynthesis monooxygenase family protein — translation MVTTSIRMTVPKEKRQEVLQTVSTLTGTMRKEIGCRACDFYIDTENADTFLLVEEWDAQEDFDRHVRAPAFSALLGAMTLLHQRPDVRINSVAETAGMEKIKALRAA, via the coding sequence ATGGTCACTACCTCGATTAGAATGACGGTGCCAAAGGAAAAGCGTCAGGAAGTGCTGCAGACGGTAAGTACGCTAACCGGAACGATGCGAAAGGAGATCGGCTGCCGGGCCTGTGATTTCTACATTGACACCGAGAACGCAGACACGTTTCTCCTGGTTGAAGAATGGGATGCCCAGGAGGACTTCGACCGCCACGTTCGCGCACCGGCATTCAGCGCGCTGCTCGGGGCAATGACGCTGCTGCACCAGAGGCCGGATGTCCGGATCAACTCGGTCGCGGAAACGGCCGGAATGGAGAAGATCAAGGCCCTGCGGGCGGCATGA
- the aspT gene encoding aspartate-alanine antiporter, whose product MDWIVKTLQQYPELAIFLTLALGYWIGSFKFGKFNLGAVTGVLLAGVLIGQMHITISPNVKSVFFLMFLFAVGYAVGPQFFRGLKSDGVPQVIFAVLQCVASLATAYIVARFLGYDVGAAAGLLSGSQTISAVLGVATDAVNQLSIPAEEKTKFINQMPVAYAVTYIFGTAGSAWLLASIGPKLLRVDLPAECKKLEAKMGGTEAEPGVISMARKFDVRAYRVTNQNLVNKTVAELEALPKEARVFIVRVRHAGVVIEPEPATIIQHDDVVAVATRQEIHVERGTLIGPEVDDRELLDFPAAALDVVITNKSLAGKTLAEVAADKEKARGVFLRKLVRGGQEMPFTPGTTLDRGDVLTLVGVKRDVERVAKEIGYADRPTNMTDMVFVGVGIVLGGLVGALTIRLGGIPLSLSTSGGALMAGLVFGWLRSVHRTFGRIPAPALWILNNVGLTIFIAVVGISAGPSFVAGLKEAGVSLFLAGIVVTSVPLIIGVLMGKYIFKFHPGINLGACAGARTTTAALGMIEDVAKSKVPALGYTVTYAVGNTLLTIWGLVIVLLMA is encoded by the coding sequence ATGGATTGGATCGTCAAGACCCTTCAGCAATACCCGGAGCTGGCGATCTTCCTGACGCTGGCTCTCGGCTACTGGATCGGCAGCTTCAAGTTCGGGAAGTTCAATCTCGGGGCGGTGACGGGTGTATTGCTTGCCGGGGTCCTCATCGGCCAGATGCACATCACCATTTCACCGAATGTAAAATCGGTCTTCTTCCTGATGTTCCTCTTTGCCGTCGGCTATGCGGTCGGGCCCCAGTTCTTCCGCGGCCTGAAGAGCGACGGTGTGCCGCAGGTCATTTTTGCAGTGCTCCAGTGCGTCGCCTCCCTGGCGACGGCATACATCGTCGCCAGGTTCCTGGGCTACGACGTCGGTGCTGCGGCGGGGCTCCTGTCCGGTTCCCAGACAATTTCCGCTGTGCTCGGCGTTGCCACGGACGCCGTCAATCAGCTCAGCATCCCGGCTGAGGAAAAGACAAAGTTCATAAACCAGATGCCGGTCGCGTATGCCGTGACCTACATCTTCGGCACCGCAGGCTCTGCGTGGCTCCTGGCGTCCATCGGGCCCAAGCTGCTCCGTGTGGACCTCCCGGCGGAGTGCAAGAAGCTCGAAGCCAAGATGGGCGGAACAGAGGCAGAGCCCGGGGTCATCAGTATGGCCCGCAAATTCGATGTGCGAGCCTACCGCGTGACCAATCAGAACCTTGTGAACAAGACCGTTGCGGAACTCGAAGCGCTCCCCAAGGAAGCGCGTGTCTTCATCGTGCGGGTCCGCCACGCAGGCGTGGTCATCGAACCGGAGCCAGCGACGATCATTCAGCACGATGACGTGGTCGCCGTGGCCACCCGGCAGGAGATTCATGTGGAGCGGGGGACCTTGATCGGACCCGAGGTCGACGATAGGGAGCTGCTCGATTTTCCGGCGGCGGCGCTCGACGTGGTGATAACGAACAAGTCTCTCGCCGGAAAGACCCTTGCTGAAGTAGCGGCCGACAAGGAAAAGGCCCGCGGCGTATTTTTACGAAAGCTCGTGCGTGGGGGACAGGAGATGCCCTTCACGCCGGGCACCACCCTTGATCGCGGCGACGTGCTGACCCTGGTAGGAGTCAAACGTGATGTCGAGCGGGTGGCAAAGGAGATTGGATACGCCGATCGTCCCACGAACATGACCGACATGGTCTTCGTCGGTGTGGGCATCGTGCTGGGCGGCCTCGTAGGCGCCCTGACGATCCGACTCGGCGGCATCCCCCTGAGCCTCAGCACGAGCGGCGGTGCGCTCATGGCCGGGCTCGTGTTCGGCTGGCTCCGGTCGGTGCATCGCACCTTCGGCCGAATCCCGGCGCCGGCGCTTTGGATCCTGAACAACGTAGGCCTCACCATCTTTATCGCCGTGGTGGGCATCAGCGCCGGCCCGAGCTTTGTAGCAGGCCTGAAAGAAGCCGGAGTGAGTCTGTTCCTCGCCGGCATCGTGGTGACCTCGGTCCCCCTGATCATAGGCGTGCTGATGGGCAAATATATCTTCAAGTTCCACCCGGGCATCAACCTCGGCGCCTGCGCAGGCGCCCGGACAACGACGGCGGCCCTGGGCATGATCGAAGATGTCGCAAAAAGCAAGGTGCCCGCCCTCGGATATACCGTTACCTATGCCGTCGGCAACACTCTGCTGACGATCTGGGGTCTGGTGATCGTGTTACTCATGGCATGA
- a CDS encoding bifunctional aspartate transaminase/aspartate 4-decarboxylase, with product MTVKTRKSKTSRAEQKELLKLSPFELKDKLISLAAESERESDAQMLNAGRGNPNWICTTPREAFGTLLRFGIEESKRGTSIPDAGRMPEKKDIAKRFDAFLDTNKAAPGAKLLRDSFDYGVKTLQFDPDAFVHELTEGIIGCMYPVPDRMARCTERIVHEYLDQEMCDGKPPAGRFDIFAVEGGTAAMCYIFDSLMLNHLLRRGDTIALGVPTFTPYIEVPHFDRYAFKVVNVDASTELRKDGTHTWQYSDKEIDKLANKRIKAFFLVNPSNPPSFAMRESSLKRLVRLVKTKRPDLIIITDDVYGTFVPGFRSLMAELPQNTIGVYSYSKHFGCTGWRLGVVAVHQNNIFDKMLAKLPARDRAVLNRRYSSISLTPEKLKFIDRMVADSRQVALNHTAGLSLPQQVQMALFSLFALLDKANSYKTLCQLIVRRRYQAFWEGLAIPSPPDEDRAYYYAELDLMVWAEKVYGPDFVKFLRKNYECTDVLFRIAEKSGVVLMHGGGFGGPDWSVRVSLANLPEDTYPKIGKYLREAAEGYVEEWKVSTAKKK from the coding sequence ATGACAGTCAAGACCAGGAAGTCCAAGACGTCCCGCGCGGAGCAGAAGGAACTGCTCAAGCTGAGCCCTTTCGAGCTTAAGGACAAGCTCATATCGCTCGCCGCAGAGAGCGAACGGGAGAGCGACGCGCAGATGCTGAACGCCGGCCGCGGCAATCCCAACTGGATCTGCACCACACCGCGTGAGGCCTTCGGCACGCTTTTGCGGTTCGGCATCGAAGAGTCGAAGCGCGGCACCAGCATTCCCGATGCCGGCCGCATGCCGGAGAAGAAGGATATCGCGAAGCGCTTCGACGCATTCCTCGATACCAACAAAGCCGCTCCCGGAGCAAAGCTCCTCCGTGACTCCTTCGACTACGGCGTGAAAACGCTCCAGTTCGATCCCGATGCCTTCGTTCATGAGCTTACCGAGGGCATCATCGGCTGCATGTATCCGGTGCCGGACCGGATGGCGCGCTGCACCGAGCGGATCGTGCACGAATATCTCGACCAAGAGATGTGCGACGGGAAGCCGCCTGCAGGGAGGTTCGATATTTTCGCGGTCGAAGGCGGCACGGCGGCAATGTGCTACATCTTCGACTCCCTGATGCTCAATCACCTGCTGCGCCGCGGCGACACCATCGCGCTCGGCGTGCCGACGTTCACGCCGTACATCGAGGTCCCGCATTTCGACCGCTACGCCTTCAAGGTCGTGAACGTCGACGCGAGCACGGAATTGCGCAAGGACGGCACCCACACATGGCAGTACTCGGACAAGGAGATCGACAAGCTGGCCAACAAGCGCATCAAGGCGTTCTTCCTCGTCAATCCGAGCAATCCGCCGTCCTTTGCCATGCGTGAAAGCTCGCTCAAACGGCTCGTCAGGCTCGTAAAGACGAAGCGGCCCGACCTGATCATCATCACCGACGATGTCTACGGCACCTTTGTGCCGGGGTTCCGGTCGCTGATGGCCGAGCTGCCGCAGAACACCATCGGCGTCTATTCCTACTCCAAGCACTTCGGGTGCACCGGTTGGCGGCTTGGGGTCGTTGCCGTTCACCAGAACAACATCTTCGACAAAATGCTGGCGAAACTGCCTGCCAGGGACCGTGCCGTGCTCAACCGCCGCTACAGCAGCATTTCCCTCACGCCGGAGAAATTGAAGTTCATCGACCGAATGGTGGCGGACAGCCGCCAGGTTGCGCTGAACCACACTGCCGGCCTGTCGCTGCCCCAACAGGTCCAGATGGCACTGTTCTCCCTGTTCGCGCTGCTCGATAAGGCGAACAGCTACAAGACGCTCTGCCAGCTCATCGTGCGCCGGAGGTACCAGGCTTTCTGGGAAGGCCTCGCGATCCCGTCGCCGCCCGATGAGGACCGGGCATACTATTACGCGGAACTCGATCTCATGGTCTGGGCCGAAAAGGTTTATGGCCCCGATTTCGTGAAGTTCCTCAGGAAGAACTACGAATGCACGGACGTCCTGTTCCGCATTGCAGAGAAATCAGGCGTTGTGCTGATGCACGGCGGCGGTTTCGGCGGACCGGACTGGTCGGTCAGGGTGTCACTTGCCAACCTGCCGGAGGACACGTACCCGAAGATCGGCAAGTACCTCAGGGAGGCGGCAGAAGGCTACGTCGAGGAGTGGAAGGTATCAACGGCGAAAAAGAAGTAA
- a CDS encoding type II asparaginase translates to MNRTALNTFRSVLIAVVALLLIASTAQAKPKIMILATGGTIAGAQASTAEAGYKSGSFSVDDLIKAVPQLKDLADISGEQVANIGSQTMNHEVWLKLAKRVNEVLKGDVDGVAITHGTDTMEETAYFLSLVVKSEKPVVLVGSMRPATAIGADGPANLYDAVALAANPEAKGRGPLVVLNDEIHYAREAQKTNSTALDTFKSPNRGRAGVMNTGKAYFFNTNTTVHTTKSEFSVEGKAEKDLPWVEIVYSYANFGRDTIDFLVSKGVKGIVLAGVGDGNSTDTAIAALAEAAKKGVVVVRSTRVGSGLIVRNVEVNDDKLGFITAMELNPQKARILLMLGLMKTNDPKKLQELFMKY, encoded by the coding sequence ATGAACAGAACTGCATTGAACACGTTCAGGAGCGTTTTAATTGCAGTTGTCGCATTATTGCTGATCGCGTCGACTGCGCAGGCCAAGCCGAAGATAATGATCCTCGCCACGGGCGGCACCATCGCAGGCGCGCAGGCGAGCACGGCCGAGGCCGGCTACAAGTCAGGCAGTTTCTCCGTCGATGACCTCATCAAGGCGGTGCCCCAGCTCAAGGACCTTGCGGACATTTCCGGGGAGCAGGTGGCCAACATCGGCAGCCAGACCATGAACCACGAGGTGTGGCTGAAGCTCGCAAAGCGGGTCAATGAGGTGCTCAAGGGCGACGTCGACGGGGTGGCCATCACCCACGGCACGGACACGATGGAGGAAACGGCCTACTTCCTCAGCCTCGTGGTGAAGAGCGAAAAGCCGGTCGTCCTGGTGGGGTCCATGCGGCCCGCCACGGCTATCGGCGCGGACGGCCCGGCGAACCTCTATGACGCGGTCGCGCTGGCCGCCAATCCGGAAGCAAAGGGACGCGGCCCGCTTGTCGTGCTGAACGATGAGATACACTATGCCCGGGAGGCGCAGAAGACGAACAGCACGGCGCTGGACACATTCAAGTCGCCGAACCGCGGCCGCGCCGGCGTCATGAACACGGGCAAAGCCTATTTCTTCAACACCAACACCACTGTCCACACCACGAAGAGCGAGTTCTCCGTGGAAGGCAAGGCGGAGAAAGACCTGCCGTGGGTGGAGATCGTGTATTCGTATGCCAACTTCGGTCGTGACACCATCGACTTCCTTGTCAGCAAGGGGGTGAAAGGCATCGTGCTCGCCGGCGTGGGCGACGGGAACAGCACCGATACGGCGATCGCCGCGCTTGCGGAGGCGGCCAAGAAGGGTGTCGTCGTTGTACGTTCCACACGTGTGGGCAGCGGCCTCATCGTTCGCAATGTGGAAGTGAACGACGACAAACTGGGGTTCATTACCGCGATGGAGCTCAATCCCCAGAAGGCACGCATCCTGCTCATGCTTGGTCTTATGAAGACCAACGACCCCAAGAAGCTGCAGGAGCTTTTCATGAAGTACTGA
- the aspT gene encoding aspartate-alanine antiporter, which translates to MDYFVKALQDHPELAIFLALALGFFIGRIKIGSFSLGNVVGTLLAGVVIGQLDVKVPEIVKTIFFDLFLFTTGYKVGPQFFRGLKKDALSQVAVTIVLCVTCLLSAFTVSKLLGYDVGTAAGLLAGAFTESTVIGTASDAINRLSIPAGEKTRLMNNIPVAYAVSYLVGTAFVVWFLSSFAPRLMRVNLREEGKKLQAKFLGGEEQEPGVQSAFQSFGVRAYRVTNERLVNKTVSEIEAMPREMRVFISRVRQGGEIIEPEMTTVIHQGDVVAVMTRNEALMARGTEIGPEVDDRALLDFPQEFLDVVITNKAVAGKSLRELAAFEFARGIFLQKLLRVGEPMPFTPETRVDRGDVMMIVGARRDVERAAKELGYADRPTSATDMIFVGSGIVLGGLVGLLSITFGKLPISLTASGGALVMGLIFGWLRAVRPTFGRIPEPAMWVFDTVGLTTFIAVVGLGAGPSFIAGLKQSGISLVFVGLLVAVLPHITAILFGRYVLKMNPLILLGACSGAGTVTAALRAIQDEAHSKIPVLGYTVPYAIGNILLTAWGPVIVAMMA; encoded by the coding sequence ATGGACTATTTTGTGAAGGCTCTTCAGGACCATCCTGAGCTTGCCATTTTTCTGGCTCTCGCCCTGGGATTCTTCATCGGCCGGATCAAGATCGGGTCGTTCAGCCTCGGGAACGTGGTGGGCACCCTGCTGGCGGGCGTTGTCATCGGCCAGCTCGATGTCAAGGTCCCTGAGATCGTGAAGACCATCTTCTTCGACCTCTTCCTCTTCACGACCGGGTACAAGGTCGGTCCCCAGTTCTTCCGTGGGCTGAAGAAGGACGCCCTGTCCCAGGTCGCGGTCACGATCGTACTGTGCGTCACCTGTCTGCTTTCCGCCTTCACGGTCTCGAAGCTCCTCGGATACGACGTAGGAACAGCGGCGGGTCTGCTGGCCGGCGCCTTCACGGAATCCACGGTCATCGGCACGGCGAGCGACGCCATCAATCGTCTCAGCATCCCGGCAGGGGAGAAGACCCGGCTCATGAACAACATTCCGGTCGCCTACGCGGTCAGTTACCTCGTCGGCACCGCCTTTGTCGTGTGGTTCCTGTCGAGTTTTGCACCGAGATTGATGCGGGTCAACCTGCGGGAGGAGGGGAAAAAACTGCAGGCAAAGTTCTTGGGCGGAGAGGAGCAGGAGCCCGGCGTGCAATCCGCCTTCCAGAGCTTCGGGGTCCGGGCGTACCGCGTTACCAACGAGAGGCTCGTGAACAAGACAGTCTCGGAAATCGAAGCAATGCCCAGGGAGATGAGGGTCTTTATCTCGCGGGTCCGCCAGGGCGGCGAGATCATCGAGCCCGAGATGACAACGGTCATTCATCAAGGGGACGTGGTCGCGGTGATGACCCGCAACGAAGCCCTCATGGCGCGGGGCACCGAGATCGGCCCCGAAGTGGACGACAGGGCACTCCTCGATTTTCCCCAGGAGTTCCTGGACGTGGTGATCACGAACAAGGCCGTGGCCGGGAAGTCCCTCAGGGAGCTGGCTGCATTCGAGTTTGCCCGCGGTATCTTTTTGCAGAAGCTTTTACGCGTGGGAGAGCCGATGCCGTTCACTCCCGAGACCCGCGTTGACCGGGGCGATGTGATGATGATCGTCGGCGCAAGGCGCGATGTCGAACGGGCGGCGAAGGAACTGGGGTACGCCGACCGGCCGACGAGCGCCACCGACATGATCTTCGTGGGATCGGGCATCGTTCTCGGGGGGCTGGTCGGCCTGCTCTCTATAACGTTCGGCAAGCTGCCGATTTCCCTCACGGCGAGCGGCGGCGCGCTGGTCATGGGCCTCATATTCGGCTGGCTCAGGGCCGTGCGTCCGACCTTCGGCCGCATTCCGGAGCCTGCGATGTGGGTCTTCGACACGGTCGGGCTCACGACTTTCATTGCCGTTGTCGGTCTGGGGGCCGGCCCCAGCTTCATCGCCGGGCTCAAGCAATCCGGCATCAGCCTCGTCTTTGTGGGATTGCTGGTGGCAGTGCTGCCTCACATCACAGCGATCCTTTTCGGACGATACGTCTTGAAGATGAATCCCCTGATCCTCCTGGGCGCGTGCTCGGGAGCGGGGACGGTCACGGCGGCGCTGCGGGCAATCCAGGATGAGGCGCATAGCAAGATCCCGGTACTGGGCTATACGGTTCCCTACGCCATCGGGAACATCCTGCTGACGGCATGGGGCCCGGTCATCGTGGCCATGATGGCATGA
- a CDS encoding DcaP family trimeric outer membrane transporter, with the protein MKPKTAIGKGVVIALLALICTGGQVRAEDKAHVDVYGFIQLDAIYDFNRVNPDWNAALRPTQIPIDPVGKDGETIFSVKQSRFGVNGFIPTELGELKTKFEFDMFGVGVDAGQTTIRLRHAYGEIGQFLAGQTNSLFMDIDIYPNTIEYWGPAGMIFYRNVQARWTFLKQGGMKAAVAIERPGSAIDAGQINVLDPSFAANIHSWNKYPDLTGQYRMDGSWGHFQAAGILRWLGYDTPDGSVSGHKTGWGANLSGAVHTVGKDSVLAQVAYGEGIANYFNDGGNDLAPLSSIGGAEALPILGLVLYYDRYWSDKWSSSIGYSETSQHNSGGQAATAFTKGQYASVNLLHYPAKNVMVGGEFLWGKLEEKDGKSGHDNRIQFSSKFNF; encoded by the coding sequence ATGAAACCGAAAACCGCAATAGGTAAAGGAGTCGTCATTGCTCTTCTCGCGCTCATCTGCACGGGCGGGCAGGTTCGCGCCGAGGACAAGGCGCATGTGGATGTTTACGGTTTTATCCAACTTGACGCCATCTATGACTTCAACCGCGTCAATCCCGACTGGAACGCCGCGCTGCGGCCTACCCAGATCCCCATCGACCCGGTTGGCAAGGACGGAGAAACCATCTTCAGCGTCAAGCAGTCGCGGTTCGGCGTCAATGGCTTCATCCCCACCGAACTGGGCGAGCTCAAGACGAAGTTCGAGTTCGATATGTTCGGCGTTGGTGTCGACGCAGGCCAGACCACGATCCGGCTGCGCCATGCCTACGGAGAGATCGGCCAATTCCTTGCGGGCCAGACCAACAGCCTGTTCATGGACATCGACATATACCCCAACACCATCGAATACTGGGGCCCGGCGGGCATGATCTTCTACCGCAATGTCCAGGCACGGTGGACGTTCCTGAAGCAGGGCGGCATGAAAGCGGCTGTCGCGATTGAACGGCCGGGTTCGGCCATCGACGCGGGGCAGATCAACGTCCTGGATCCCTCTTTTGCGGCCAATATTCACAGCTGGAACAAATACCCGGACCTCACCGGGCAGTACCGTATGGACGGGTCCTGGGGCCACTTCCAGGCGGCCGGCATCCTGCGCTGGCTCGGCTACGATACGCCCGATGGGAGCGTGTCGGGCCATAAGACCGGATGGGGAGCCAACCTGAGCGGAGCCGTGCATACCGTGGGGAAAGACAGCGTCCTGGCGCAGGTCGCCTACGGAGAGGGCATCGCGAACTACTTCAATGACGGCGGCAACGACCTGGCCCCCCTCAGCAGCATCGGCGGCGCCGAGGCGCTCCCCATACTCGGACTGGTCCTCTACTACGACCGGTACTGGAGCGACAAATGGAGCAGTTCGATCGGCTACAGCGAGACGTCTCAGCACAATTCCGGAGGACAAGCGGCGACAGCGTTCACCAAAGGCCAGTACGCCTCGGTGAACCTGCTGCACTACCCGGCGAAGAACGTGATGGTAGGCGGCGAGTTCCTCTGGGGCAAACTCGAGGAGAAAGACGGCAAGAGCGGGCATGATAACCGTATCCAGTTCTCGTCGAAGTTTAACTTCTGA
- a CDS encoding efflux RND transporter periplasmic adaptor subunit: MSCKTQRLTSSTSFMQIFARPVLGFMLLVLAGTSIHGCKKEATVSGPPDVEVVDVVKQDVQVQKEWVGSMDGSVNAVIRAQVQGYLTKQVYTEGQLVKKGQTLFQIDPRTFQAAVNQAKADVAQKKARWDQTQANLARIKPLAEQNAVSKKDLDDAIGNEASAHSAYDAAKSALDKAQLDLGFTRITSPIDGVAGVAKAQIGNLVGPGTVEELTTVSTVDPIKVWVPISEQEFLHAQASRPAPGQPKRKIELILADGSVYPKTGEFAFADRQVDASTGTLKVAVLFPNPGNVLRPGQYARVRAVMETVPGALVVPQRAVNELQGNFQVAVVGSDNKVSLRTVKPGVKTGSLVVISDGLQPGERIVVEGLQKVKDGMTVNPKLVSLATPTVQQTAPSSQPTPSDMPVAGHEQR, translated from the coding sequence ATGAGCTGCAAGACGCAGCGACTGACAAGCAGTACGTCCTTCATGCAGATATTCGCACGGCCCGTTCTTGGTTTCATGCTGCTCGTCCTGGCCGGGACGTCGATCCACGGATGCAAAAAAGAAGCAACGGTCAGCGGTCCGCCGGACGTGGAAGTCGTTGATGTTGTCAAACAGGACGTGCAGGTGCAAAAGGAGTGGGTGGGCAGCATGGACGGATCGGTCAACGCTGTGATCCGAGCGCAGGTCCAGGGCTACCTGACCAAGCAGGTCTATACCGAGGGGCAGCTTGTCAAAAAAGGACAGACGCTGTTCCAGATTGATCCCCGGACCTTCCAGGCCGCAGTGAACCAGGCCAAGGCTGATGTTGCGCAGAAGAAGGCGCGGTGGGACCAGACCCAGGCGAACCTGGCGCGCATCAAGCCGCTGGCCGAGCAGAATGCGGTGAGCAAGAAGGATCTTGATGACGCGATCGGGAACGAAGCGTCGGCGCATTCCGCTTATGATGCGGCGAAGTCCGCCCTGGACAAGGCGCAGCTCGACCTTGGATTCACGCGGATCACCTCGCCCATCGATGGCGTCGCGGGTGTCGCCAAGGCCCAGATCGGGAACCTCGTGGGGCCGGGAACGGTCGAAGAGCTGACCACGGTCTCGACCGTCGATCCGATCAAGGTCTGGGTCCCGATCAGCGAGCAGGAGTTCCTCCATGCCCAGGCGAGCAGGCCGGCGCCTGGCCAGCCCAAGCGGAAGATCGAGCTGATCCTTGCGGACGGCAGCGTCTATCCGAAGACGGGCGAGTTCGCTTTTGCGGACCGGCAGGTGGACGCTTCGACCGGAACGCTCAAAGTCGCGGTCCTTTTCCCGAATCCCGGGAACGTGCTCCGACCGGGGCAGTATGCCAGGGTCCGCGCGGTCATGGAGACCGTCCCGGGGGCGCTCGTGGTGCCGCAGCGCGCCGTGAACGAGCTTCAGGGTAATTTCCAGGTGGCGGTCGTCGGTTCTGACAACAAGGTTTCGCTCAGGACCGTGAAGCCGGGCGTCAAGACGGGTTCCCTCGTGGTGATCTCCGACGGTCTGCAGCCCGGGGAGCGCATCGTGGTCGAGGGCCTGCAGAAGGTAAAGGACGGCATGACCGTCAATCCCAAGCTGGTGTCCCTGGCAACGCCGACAGTGCAGCAGACTGCTCCTTCGTCGCAGCCCACCCCGTCCGATATGCCCGTCGCGGGCCACGAGCAGAGGTAA